Proteins encoded within one genomic window of Blattabacterium cuenoti:
- the dnaE gene encoding DNA polymerase III subunit alpha, whose amino-acid sequence MYLIVDTETTGLPTSYNVPVTNIDHWPRVVQIAWQCHDSLGKFIEFKNFIIKPDHYDIPFNSFKIHGITNDKAEKYGKDLSFVLEEFKKSLEKSQCLIGHNLEFDIKVISCEFFRKKKEINLNKKKFLDTKEVSVSYCKLPVGISKKRFKWPTLNELYHKLFGVNFSNIHNAANDVKATARCFLELMRIGVISFHDLGIEKNILVKFRELFRHPISSSMVFFESPYPSYKEEKKTSFSSEKEKEEETPSLLKKKRYSHIHNHTSFSILCSTINIQSLIEKSISLNMPAVGITDYGNMMGAFHFLNAIHSANKKYSSLKKSIKGIIGCEVFISEYYLQKKFTKEKPDKKYQQVLLSKNKNGYHNLSKLCSLGFTEGIYSGIPRVGKNLIEKYKENLIALTGDLNGEIPQTILNHGKRKAENIFLWWKELFNEDFYIELLRHGLEEEDYVNEVLLQFSEKYHVKYIVQNNTFYLNKKEADAHDILLCVKNGEKQSTPIGKGKGYRFGFPNQEFYFKSQEDMKKIFSDLPEAFDFLDELINKIESYHISQKILLPKFKIPESFQDPMDKIDGGNRGENYFLKNITYEGAKKRYKNLTKAIKERISFELKTIEKIGYPGYFLIVHNFISQAKKMNISVGPGRGSVAGSVVAYCIGITDIDPIKYRLLFERFLNPDRISLPDIDIDFDDRGREKIIKWVVEKYGKNQVAQIITYATMGAKSAIRDTARVLNLSLTETDRIAKMIPNFFSLKEILSENPVLVLGRISKDKMENVKRIRKISEKKETLEGKILQQAKILEGSIRSTGIHACGIIISPYDIKEYVPISISKESDLLLTQFDNDVVEDAGLLKMDFLGLKTLTIIKDTLNIIKRRKNITELSFPLEDKKTYSLFQKGETIAVFQYESPGMQKYLRLLKPDKFDDLIAMMALYRPGPLQYIPNFILRKHGKEAITYDLPEMEEFLKETYGITIYQEQVMLISQKIAGFSKGDADFLRKAMGKKQKNVLNKMKSQFIYKAIKKGYPKKILEKIWKDWEFFSCYAFNKSHATCYAYIAFQTAYLKTHFPHEYMSSVLSNNMQDIKQLTSFIKECKRMKISVIGPDINESDSFFKVKDNRSIRFGMRGIKGVGKNAVKTILSEREKNGPYTSIFDLVKRIDLRIVNKKTLESLILSGSLDRFHVKREQYFHFIEKIIRFGSKYKKMKKEDEDDISLKKKIEIEKPTFIIEEKERKPWSNIYKLSKEKEVLGIYATSHPLDAFYYERKYFTNLSLDQLNKNEYKLTGKNIKICGILSKIEKKIYLKSRKEYGIFLLEDYHSSKEFRIYGKEYLKYEHLLFNNSLLYLYLSIDKKEKEHKINILHIESLQNVLKKLTQKLTVKIHINDLDSIVVHEIEKLFSQQKGNKKLHILLYDKENQISLNFESKKYGIDINSNFLKELEKIKGLDFSFN is encoded by the coding sequence ATGTACCTTATTGTTGATACAGAAACTACAGGATTGCCCACATCTTACAATGTTCCAGTCACTAATATAGATCATTGGCCAAGAGTTGTTCAAATAGCATGGCAATGTCATGATTCTTTAGGAAAATTTATAGAATTTAAAAATTTCATCATCAAACCGGATCATTATGATATTCCTTTTAATTCTTTCAAAATTCATGGAATAACTAATGATAAAGCAGAAAAATATGGAAAAGATCTAAGTTTTGTTCTAGAAGAATTTAAAAAATCCTTAGAAAAATCTCAATGTTTAATTGGACATAACTTAGAATTTGACATAAAAGTTATTTCATGTGAGTTTTTTAGAAAAAAAAAAGAAATAAATTTAAATAAAAAAAAATTTCTAGATACTAAAGAAGTTTCTGTTTCTTATTGCAAATTACCTGTTGGCATTAGTAAAAAAAGATTTAAATGGCCTACATTAAACGAACTATATCATAAACTATTTGGAGTTAATTTTTCTAATATTCATAATGCTGCAAATGATGTAAAAGCTACAGCTCGTTGTTTCTTAGAACTTATGCGTATTGGAGTTATATCATTCCATGATCTTGGAATAGAAAAAAATATTTTGGTAAAATTCAGAGAATTATTCCGTCATCCTATTTCTTCTTCCATGGTCTTTTTTGAATCTCCTTATCCTTCTTATAAAGAAGAAAAAAAAACGTCTTTTTCATCAGAAAAAGAAAAAGAAGAAGAAACTCCTTCTTTATTAAAAAAAAAAAGGTATTCTCATATTCATAATCACACTTCTTTTTCCATCCTTTGTTCTACTATAAATATTCAATCTTTAATAGAAAAATCTATATCCTTAAATATGCCTGCTGTAGGAATAACGGATTATGGAAATATGATGGGGGCTTTTCACTTTTTGAATGCAATTCATTCAGCGAATAAAAAATATTCTTCTTTAAAAAAATCCATTAAAGGAATTATTGGATGTGAAGTTTTTATTTCTGAATATTATTTACAAAAAAAGTTCACTAAAGAAAAACCGGATAAAAAATATCAACAAGTTCTTTTATCCAAGAACAAAAATGGTTATCATAATTTATCCAAACTTTGTTCTCTTGGCTTTACAGAAGGGATTTATTCTGGAATTCCTAGAGTAGGAAAAAATTTGATTGAAAAATACAAAGAAAATCTAATAGCACTCACTGGAGATCTCAATGGAGAAATTCCTCAAACTATTCTCAATCATGGAAAAAGAAAAGCAGAAAATATATTCTTGTGGTGGAAAGAACTTTTTAATGAAGATTTTTATATAGAATTATTACGTCATGGATTAGAAGAAGAAGATTATGTGAATGAAGTTCTTCTTCAATTTTCAGAAAAATATCATGTTAAATATATTGTACAGAATAATACTTTTTACTTAAATAAAAAAGAGGCAGATGCACATGACATTTTACTTTGCGTAAAAAATGGAGAAAAACAATCGACTCCCATAGGAAAAGGAAAAGGATATAGGTTCGGATTCCCGAATCAAGAATTTTATTTTAAAAGCCAAGAAGATATGAAAAAAATATTTTCTGATCTTCCAGAAGCTTTTGATTTTTTAGATGAATTAATTAATAAGATTGAATCTTATCATATTTCACAGAAAATATTACTTCCAAAATTTAAAATTCCAGAATCTTTTCAAGATCCTATGGATAAAATAGATGGAGGAAATAGAGGAGAAAATTATTTTCTAAAGAATATTACTTATGAAGGGGCTAAAAAGCGTTATAAAAATTTAACAAAAGCAATAAAAGAAAGAATTTCTTTTGAATTGAAAACAATTGAAAAAATTGGGTATCCTGGTTATTTCCTTATCGTTCATAATTTTATTTCTCAAGCTAAAAAAATGAATATTTCAGTAGGACCTGGAAGAGGTTCTGTTGCAGGATCTGTTGTGGCTTATTGTATAGGAATAACGGATATAGACCCAATAAAATATCGTCTTCTTTTTGAAAGATTTTTAAATCCAGATAGAATATCTCTTCCAGATATTGATATAGATTTTGATGATCGTGGACGAGAAAAAATTATTAAATGGGTTGTAGAAAAATATGGAAAAAATCAAGTAGCACAAATCATAACATATGCAACTATGGGAGCAAAATCTGCCATTAGAGATACGGCTCGTGTGTTAAATTTATCTTTAACGGAAACAGATCGTATCGCAAAAATGATTCCTAATTTTTTTTCTTTGAAAGAAATTTTATCAGAAAATCCTGTTCTAGTTCTAGGAAGAATAAGTAAAGATAAAATGGAGAATGTGAAGAGAATTAGAAAAATTTCAGAAAAAAAAGAAACTTTAGAAGGAAAAATTCTGCAACAAGCAAAAATTTTAGAGGGATCCATAAGAAGTACGGGAATTCATGCTTGTGGAATTATCATAAGCCCATATGATATTAAAGAATATGTTCCTATTTCTATTTCTAAAGAATCTGATTTATTATTAACACAATTTGACAATGATGTAGTAGAAGATGCTGGATTATTAAAAATGGATTTTTTAGGATTAAAAACTCTCACTATCATCAAAGATACTTTAAACATTATAAAAAGACGTAAAAATATCACAGAATTATCATTTCCTCTAGAGGATAAAAAAACTTATTCTCTTTTTCAGAAAGGAGAAACCATCGCCGTTTTTCAATATGAATCTCCAGGAATGCAAAAATACTTACGTCTTCTTAAACCTGATAAGTTTGATGATTTAATTGCAATGATGGCATTATATAGACCTGGTCCATTACAATATATTCCCAATTTTATCTTAAGGAAACATGGAAAAGAAGCTATTACCTATGATTTGCCAGAAATGGAAGAATTTTTGAAGGAAACTTATGGAATAACAATATATCAAGAACAGGTTATGTTGATTTCACAAAAAATAGCTGGATTTAGCAAAGGGGATGCAGATTTTCTTAGAAAGGCTATGGGAAAAAAACAAAAAAATGTGTTAAATAAAATGAAAAGCCAATTTATTTATAAAGCTATTAAAAAAGGATATCCAAAAAAAATATTGGAAAAAATATGGAAAGACTGGGAATTTTTTTCTTGCTATGCTTTTAATAAATCTCATGCGACATGTTATGCTTATATAGCATTTCAAACTGCTTATCTTAAAACTCATTTTCCGCATGAATATATGTCTTCTGTATTAAGTAATAACATGCAAGATATAAAACAACTAACCTCTTTTATTAAAGAATGTAAAAGAATGAAAATATCTGTAATAGGGCCAGATATAAACGAAAGTGATTCTTTTTTTAAAGTAAAAGATAATAGAAGCATTAGATTTGGAATGAGAGGGATCAAGGGAGTTGGAAAAAATGCTGTAAAAACAATTCTTAGTGAAAGAGAAAAAAATGGACCATATACTTCCATATTTGATCTAGTAAAAAGAATTGACTTACGTATAGTCAATAAAAAAACTTTGGAAAGTTTAATTTTGTCTGGATCCTTGGATAGATTTCATGTCAAAAGAGAACAATATTTTCATTTTATAGAAAAAATAATTCGATTTGGATCAAAATATAAAAAAATGAAAAAAGAAGATGAAGATGACATTTCTCTTAAAAAAAAAATTGAAATAGAAAAACCAACTTTTATAATAGAAGAAAAAGAGAGAAAACCATGGAGTAATATATATAAATTATCCAAAGAAAAAGAAGTATTAGGAATTTATGCCACTTCACATCCTTTGGATGCCTTTTATTATGAAAGAAAATATTTTACTAATCTTTCCTTAGATCAATTAAATAAAAATGAATACAAACTCACAGGAAAAAATATCAAAATATGTGGAATTTTGTCAAAAATAGAAAAAAAAATCTATCTAAAAAGTAGGAAAGAATATGGGATATTTTTATTAGAAGATTATCATTCTTCTAAGGAATTTAGAATTTATGGAAAAGAGTATTTAAAGTATGAGCATCTTTTATTTAATAATAGTTTGTTATACTTGTATTTATCTATAGATAAAAAAGAAAAAGAACATAAAATTAATATTTTACATATAGAAAGTTTACAAAATGTTTTAAAAAAATTGACTCAGAAACTGACAGTAAAGATTCATATAAATGACTTAGATAGCATAGTTGTTCATGAAATAGAAAAACTCTTTTCTCAACAAAAAGGAAATAAAAAACTTCATATTCTTCTTTATGATAAGGAGAATCAAATCTCTTTAAATTTTGAATCTAAAAAGTATGGAATTGATATAAACTCAAATTTTTTAAAAGAATTAGAAAAAATAAAGGGTTTAGATTTTTCTTTTAATTAA
- the rpsA gene encoding 30S ribosomal protein S1 — protein sequence MSNQTEETEEIKKDVTHSSSDGRKSENFKLNDTETETDDQEKMKSFDWTKYETHLNNEIQRKRKEFEKIYTKTLPYIQELEIYKGVVTHITEKNVIVDIGFKAEGVIPMSEFHKDNFNLEVGNHMEVMVVKIDYKGQCILSYQKAKTLRNWQRINEAYEKGEIILGYVVARTKGGLIVEIFEIECFLPGSHINVKPVRDYDVYVGKTMEVKVVKINQKTKNVVVSHKVLIERDIEEQRKEMISKLDKGQVLEGKIKNILPYGAFVDLGGVDALLHITDMSWPHISHPTEVVQLEQELKFVVLGVDKDKNRVQLGLKQLQPHPWSSLDKNLKVGSKVKGKVSVIADYGAFVEIIPGVEALLHISEMSWSSDLSSPQDFVQIGDELEAIILTIDRQERKMSLSVKQLTTDPWIDIQKKYPVGSKHVGVVRKFTNFGVFLELEKGISGIIYTNDLSWLKKIKHSSEFCNLNDKLEVIVLSSDPKTRRLNLGHKQLTENPWDKYGKIFHVGSIHNGVITNIFDKGATIRLYNKEKEQELEAFSPLRFLEKKDGNIVEKGEKTNFKILEFNKETKKIVVSHTSVYRDKDQKKEQRISRNRKLEKSTLGDIAGLAKLKEQIEKEKK from the coding sequence ATGTCTAATCAAACCGAAGAAACCGAAGAAATTAAAAAGGATGTGACCCATTCATCTTCTGATGGAAGAAAGAGTGAAAATTTCAAATTGAATGATACGGAGACGGAGACGGATGATCAGGAAAAAATGAAAAGTTTCGATTGGACGAAATATGAAACTCATCTAAATAATGAGATCCAAAGAAAAAGAAAAGAGTTTGAAAAAATATATACGAAAACTTTACCATATATACAAGAATTAGAAATTTATAAAGGTGTTGTTACACATATTACAGAAAAAAATGTCATTGTAGATATTGGATTTAAAGCAGAAGGAGTTATTCCTATGAGTGAATTCCATAAAGATAATTTTAATTTAGAAGTAGGAAATCATATGGAAGTCATGGTTGTGAAAATAGATTATAAAGGACAATGCATTCTTTCGTATCAAAAAGCAAAAACATTAAGAAATTGGCAACGTATTAATGAAGCATATGAAAAAGGAGAAATCATTTTAGGTTATGTTGTTGCTCGAACAAAAGGAGGACTCATAGTGGAAATTTTTGAGATTGAATGTTTTCTTCCAGGTTCTCATATCAATGTCAAGCCTGTTAGAGATTATGATGTCTATGTGGGAAAAACTATGGAAGTAAAAGTCGTTAAAATCAATCAAAAAACAAAAAATGTTGTTGTTTCTCATAAAGTTTTAATAGAAAGAGATATTGAAGAACAAAGAAAAGAAATGATTTCCAAACTAGATAAAGGCCAAGTTTTAGAAGGAAAAATAAAAAATATTCTTCCTTATGGAGCTTTTGTAGATCTAGGAGGAGTAGATGCTTTGTTACATATTACAGATATGAGTTGGCCTCATATTAGTCACCCTACAGAAGTTGTTCAATTAGAACAAGAGTTAAAATTTGTAGTTTTAGGGGTAGATAAAGATAAAAATCGTGTGCAATTGGGATTAAAACAATTGCAACCTCATCCTTGGAGTTCTCTGGATAAAAATTTAAAAGTAGGGAGCAAAGTTAAGGGGAAAGTAAGTGTAATAGCTGATTATGGAGCTTTTGTAGAAATCATTCCGGGTGTAGAAGCTTTATTACATATAAGCGAAATGTCTTGGTCTTCTGATTTGTCTTCTCCACAAGATTTTGTACAAATAGGAGATGAGTTAGAAGCAATAATTCTGACTATAGATCGTCAGGAAAGAAAAATGTCATTAAGTGTCAAACAACTAACTACAGATCCTTGGATAGATATCCAAAAAAAGTATCCTGTAGGATCAAAACATGTTGGTGTAGTACGAAAATTTACTAATTTTGGTGTTTTTTTGGAATTGGAAAAAGGAATATCTGGAATTATTTATACAAATGATCTTTCATGGTTGAAAAAGATAAAACATTCTTCTGAATTTTGCAATTTAAACGATAAATTAGAAGTAATTGTTTTATCTTCAGATCCTAAGACAAGAAGATTAAATTTAGGACATAAACAATTGACAGAGAATCCATGGGATAAATATGGAAAAATTTTCCATGTGGGAAGCATTCATAATGGAGTAATAACTAATATTTTTGATAAGGGTGCTACAATTAGACTTTATAATAAAGAAAAAGAACAGGAATTGGAAGCATTTTCTCCATTACGTTTTTTGGAAAAAAAAGATGGAAACATTGTTGAAAAAGGAGAAAAAACTAATTTTAAAATTTTAGAGTTTAATAAAGAAACCAAAAAAATTGTAGTTTCTCATACTTCAGTTTATCGTGATAAAGATCAAAAAAAAGAGCAGCGTATTAGTAGAAACAGAAAATTAGAAAAATCTACTTTGGGAGATATTGCTGGATTAGCTAAGTTAAAAGAACAAATAGAGAAAGAAAAAAAATAA
- a CDS encoding ribonucleoside-diphosphate reductase subunit alpha codes for METHPIAEKEGWKVGKDIPIWANNELYLTTIKGGYLLDGETPFEAYKRLSKNASKILKKPKIEREFFNILWKGWLIPSTPVMVNLGTEKGLPISCFSGKIGDSMYEIYRKNLEMAMLSKHGGGTSYDFSLVRPVGSFIKNGALGTSDGIIPFIKSYDSAIVASKQGRTRRGAVAIYLNIEHEEYPEFLKIREPKGDINRQCHNIHQGVIISNSFMEKVLKNNGKERKLWINTLKERVKTGEPYLFFKDNANKNLPENWKKHGLKIYHSNLCSEIMLPTDENHTLVCCLSSLNLFKYMEWKNTNTVFYAILFLDAVLQEFIDKGKNIQGIEDAVRFAEKSRALGLGALGWHSYLQEKMIPFISVESEILTHNIFRYIQLESQKATKYLAKEYGEPEWNRGTGRRNLTLMAMAPNRSSAKLAGGLSQGIEPLAANIYVDDDAKGMHIRKNPHLEKILIQNGYNLPEVWEQIANEKGSCLNLTTLNEKEKNVFKCFKEINQLGLIKQASIRQKYIDQGQSINLSFHQKTPAKFINKVHVEAWKIGLKSLYYYRSESILRADSGGAKNRDLYSECLL; via the coding sequence ATGGAAACACACCCTATTGCAGAAAAAGAAGGATGGAAAGTTGGAAAAGATATTCCAATATGGGCCAACAACGAATTGTATTTAACTACTATTAAAGGGGGATATTTATTAGATGGAGAAACTCCTTTTGAAGCGTATAAAAGATTATCTAAAAATGCTTCTAAAATTCTAAAAAAACCAAAAATAGAAAGAGAATTTTTTAATATTTTATGGAAAGGATGGCTTATTCCTTCTACTCCAGTTATGGTGAATTTAGGAACAGAAAAAGGATTGCCTATCAGTTGTTTTTCAGGTAAAATTGGAGATAGTATGTATGAAATATATAGGAAAAATTTAGAAATGGCTATGTTGAGTAAACACGGAGGAGGAACTTCTTATGATTTTAGTCTCGTAAGACCTGTAGGAAGTTTTATAAAAAATGGGGCGTTGGGAACTTCTGATGGAATAATTCCTTTTATTAAATCATATGATAGTGCTATTGTCGCTAGCAAACAAGGAAGAACAAGAAGAGGTGCAGTTGCTATTTATTTAAATATAGAACACGAGGAATATCCAGAGTTTTTAAAAATAAGAGAACCTAAAGGAGATATTAATCGTCAATGTCATAATATTCATCAAGGTGTAATAATTTCTAATTCTTTTATGGAAAAAGTATTGAAAAATAATGGAAAAGAAAGAAAATTGTGGATCAATACCTTGAAAGAACGTGTAAAAACTGGAGAACCTTATCTTTTTTTTAAAGATAATGCCAATAAAAATCTTCCAGAAAACTGGAAAAAACATGGATTAAAAATCTATCATAGTAATCTTTGTTCAGAAATTATGTTGCCAACAGATGAAAATCACACTCTCGTATGTTGTCTTTCCTCATTAAACTTATTCAAATATATGGAATGGAAAAATACAAATACTGTGTTTTATGCTATTTTATTTTTAGATGCTGTTTTACAAGAATTTATAGACAAAGGAAAAAATATACAAGGAATAGAGGATGCTGTTCGTTTTGCGGAAAAAAGTAGAGCATTAGGATTAGGTGCTTTAGGTTGGCATTCCTATTTACAAGAAAAAATGATTCCATTCATATCTGTAGAATCTGAAATATTAACTCACAATATATTTAGATATATACAATTAGAGTCTCAAAAAGCAACTAAATATTTGGCTAAAGAATATGGAGAACCAGAATGGAATAGAGGAACAGGAAGAAGGAATTTGACTTTAATGGCTATGGCTCCGAATAGAAGTTCGGCCAAATTAGCAGGAGGACTTTCACAAGGGATAGAACCTTTAGCTGCAAATATTTATGTAGATGATGATGCAAAAGGAATGCATATTCGAAAAAATCCTCATTTAGAAAAAATTCTTATCCAAAATGGATATAACTTACCAGAAGTTTGGGAACAAATAGCTAATGAAAAAGGGTCTTGTTTGAATTTGACGACTCTTAATGAAAAAGAGAAAAATGTATTTAAATGTTTTAAGGAAATAAATCAATTAGGATTAATAAAACAAGCGAGCATACGACAAAAATATATTGATCAGGGTCAAAGTATCAATTTATCTTTTCATCAAAAGACTCCTGCAAAATTTATAAACAAAGTTCATGTTGAAGCTTGGAAAATAGGATTAAAAAGTCTTTATTATTATAGAAGTGAGAGTATTCTTCGTGCAGATAGTGGTGGTGCAAAAAATAGAGACTTATATTCAGAGTGTTTGTTATAA